The following is a genomic window from Xiphophorus couchianus chromosome 5, X_couchianus-1.0, whole genome shotgun sequence.
CCTATCCCAGGTAACTCTGGGGTGCAGATTTTCCCATATCACAGGGGAAAATctgtaaacacaaaaacctttatTCATCCTCTTCTGAATGCTGACCATTACAGAAGAGAGGCTAAAAGAAAGCGCTAAAAAGTTGTTGCTGTATAGAGGAAGGTGCGCTGGTTGGATGAGAAACTGAACTCTTTTTCTAATATCTTGAATaatatgtgaagaaaaacaactgcaTCACTTTGAATACATCATCCTCACAGTTAAAGGTTAGCGGCAGTATTATGCTGTCGGAATCCTCTTATGCTGGATATTTAGGTATTTTATTCATACCTAttagaagctgcaaaagatTTGAGGCTGGAAGAAAATCCCACGATGGGTCTAGTTAAACACCAGACCTGAACTCATTTGAGAGTCTGTGGAAACAATTGAAAACGAGGGTCTGCTGGGGATGCTTCAAGATTTTTATTAACTAATTCTGTGTTTATGTTGCAGTGGAAGCTTCTGGCTACAGCAACGTCCACTGCTCTGACAAAACTATCGAGGCGGCAGAAGCGCTGCTGCACATGGACTCACCATCCAGCCTCAGAGAAGACCGCAGCCCAGGTAGCTGGAGTCTGGGAGgcgctgtttgttgtttttgctgtaaCTAATACAGAAATAGCTCAGCGCTTTGTCGTATATGTGCTTAGAATACTAAATACACTGGACTGTTCAAGAAATCTTAGTGAAATGCTTTAATCaattttcctttaaaacttTTCGATTTCTTCTTTTAGAAGCTTTTACGCCACAAAGTGAAGCTGCACCAGACTTCCTCCATGCTGCCATGCGGCCCGACGTGATTGGAGAAACGGAGGTGGAGATTACCACTGAGGACTGCTgcgaggaggatgaggaggaggacgaagaggaggagatgGTCACCTCACTAGAAGAGCCAGAACCCGACAACGAGCCTGTCAGAAAGAAGCGAGGTGCACAAACCCGGCGtctttcctccttttttaaaatttttttttttttcatgttacttTCATGTACAAATACTATTAGATTTTGGTATTTGtgctaaaacctgaaaatatGGGTTATGATCTCCAATCCTATTATGTAAGCACACCATCTAGTGGTCAgttagagcagtggtccccaacctttttaccACCTCGACCCCCCCCACCacttcctcacacacacacacacacacacacctcctgaCTGTCACAGATAGTCGTCTCTTGCGATAATCGGAACTGATCCTCCGGTACTGTGATCTGATCCAGTCGGTAGAACTTTCGGACCGCTCCGATCTAATATCGGGCATTTTCAACATTGTTTTGGCCCGACTATggcagcctgtggggttttccctgacagggagcgagaacgcagcctATTAagtgtgacaggtagccaatcagaaagcacagtgacgtaagaacggagggaatcccaaacagctgactgAGAGCCCGGTCAAGTGCTTaatgcagcaaatagagcggctgctcaCACCGTCATTTATccaacgccttttctttttgttacttattttatcacttaaaatgaatccacaaactatcactgttACTATCTCGTCAtccatgtttgtttatattaaatTCACATATGGTATGTTGGGGATTTTAgaggattttcttctggaatcgggaCGTTCGTGACTGGAATCGGTTCGTGTGTGgagtgttgctcctgccgtgtggctggacacacgaactGATCGAACCTGTTGTACATCACCTCGTGTGTgatcacagaggtttggaaatcGGCCGACAATTCTTAAATCATGCCACGTGAACCAGACTTAAGACTCACAAGCTCTACTTCTCTAGTCTCGACCACTgtcctaacgctctctgactctggtcgctgtGGTAACATTCACACATCCCTTCGAAATgagatacagatgcgccacaaaaacgtaccttttattttcatgaaaattttaactctCGATAACGGCAAATCAATGGGACCCTGAGCTTATTTGTCTGCAACGAGACGGtcccatctgggagtgatgGAAAACAATGACACATGAGGTGTGTCATACAGGGTGCTTGGTCTCTACAtggcgaagcagtttgaaggcttcattgcctcattatcgcttggaatgtgggaatcacctaccggtccgggataaatccattctcctgtctcttctctgggccttttccccttctcaaataaactttccaaggacatctgatctgttttttactcatttctctgcttgtgggctcaatgttggcgctcAAGGTGTAACTGAGAGAATCcgattaaaggattttcaaaataaaagatccggtaCCGATCCGTGGCCCAGGGGTTGGGGACGACTGAGCTAGAGCCATTAAGCCCAATCCCTGGACCATGATCTAAAAAGAATGACGTGGGGTCAACCGTCCTGTTTCTGTGGCAAAAccaagaataaagtcagatCGTTCTGGACTTAAGTTGGAACAGATGGCAGAAACTGGTCGACTCGATACAAGTGAAGCTGTTCTTAAAAACAGTGATTATACAGCTGCATATTAGTTTGATTCACAGGAAGCTAAACCTTTAATAattgatcaaacacaaaaacaataactgcTGTGTTTTAAACAACCTAATATTCCTATGATTGTTTTTCCTGATTTAAATTTGGgacccacttcctgtttgattaGTGTGAATTGAAATAATAGCAGTTAAAGGGATTTAGAACTTCACTCACTTTTTGATGGTTGCACTGCTATCATTATATTTGAAGGTGACCtcttcaaaatgtttcctttgtaGCTGGACGGAAAACGAAGGCGTCCCAGTCGTCCATTTCTAACGGTGCACCAGATCTGAGCTTCAAGAAGAAACCAAGAGAGGGCAAAggtatttctttgtttaaataaCTCCTGCTTCAGCCAACACATTCCCCTTACAGATTCCTTCTGCTGCTTTTGTGACAGACTTAAATGATTCagatcaagctcattttaagaCCAGGGAAATATAAAGtagaataaacagaaatttgGGTCGGTAAACGTGAGTCGAGGCTTTGTGTTCCTTTTGGTCAGCCGTGTTTTGGGCCTCACTACTTTCCAATGAAACCAAATCAGGTTTTTTGCCTGATtctaaaaatttgttttaagatttgATGCATTTCAGTGCGaccaaaagagaaaagagagagaatctGGAATGGGGCAAATACTATTTCACAACCCTGTTGATGAGCATATTTAGCCTAAATGTACTTGGTGAGCTAACATCACTTTGATTTTCAGCAGGTAGCACCACTTATCTATGGGAGTTCCTGTTGGACCTCCTCCAGGACAAGAACACCTGTCCCAGATACATCAAGTGGACCCAGAGGGAGAAAGGCATCTTTAAGCTGGTCGACTCCAAGGCCGTTTCCAAGCTTTGGGGTAAACACAAGAACAAGCCAGACATGAACTACGAGACTATGGGGCGGGCGCTCAGGTAACCAGTCTGACGGATTTAAGGTTTAAGCTCagtatttgtaatattttattttaaaataatattttaaatcttcatAATTCCTCTTATGTCAGATATTACTACCAACGAGGAATCCTCGCCAAGGTGGAGGGTCAGCGGCTGGTTTACCAGTTCAAAGAGATGCCTAAAAACATCGTCATTATCGATGAGGACAAGGCGGAAATGTCTTCACCCGATGACCTCATGAGTTCAGAGTCGCAGTCGTCCTACGATCGCGTGCCTCCGCCTTCAGAAAGGTTACTGCAAAACTCAGAGCTGTCGTCTCCCAGGAGACCCAACATCCTGCGTGGCTCCAACAGACCAATCGTGGTCCAAAATCCTGCCGCCACAGTGAGCGGACCAGCGGTGATGGCGGCAGCGCCGAGGATAGTGACGGTTTCGGCAGCGCCCGACATGAGCCAGATCCCGAATGCCACAGCGCCGAGGTCAGAGTCCTGCTAGGAGACCGTAGCTTCCTCTATGATGACACAgctaatgcaaatatttttgacattttttccccccatgcTGACTGTTTTTCTGATTCGTCAACAGGACGGTTCGAGTGGCGATGCAGGTTCCGGTTGTAATGACGTCTTTGGGCCAGAAGATCTCCACCGTCGCCATGCAGCAGCCAGCATTGACGACGGTGGCCCCAGGGCCCACCACCCTCCTCACTAACGCGTCTCcaatcactgctgctgctgctaatcCTAATTCACAACAGAAGGCGAGTAGATGTGGACGTTTCCTCACAGACAAATGGTTTCCCCTTAGAAAGCATCCATACagcactgaaaatattttatccatTGACTCTGTTTCTGCCAGCTGTgggtttaatattttttataagataTTATATTGCAAAACgtacaaataaaagcagattttagtttgattaaagAAATCTTAGACACGGAGGCCTTCTTGTATATTGGCACCACTCAGAGACGAGTATGTCTGAGTGTAAATTTACAACCATAGACTACAAGTACAAAAATGAATTGACATATGATTAATTGTCgatttaatggtttattagaaaACTGCTGCTTATCATTTAATCTTTAGTTGATTAAGATCAGTCAGCTTTATATGAACTCATTAATGCATAGCTTGCATCCCTACCATAGACTGGGTATTTTACAGGATAGATCAGcacaaaataatataattaaaaattgaaaaaatggttttaaaatgttttgcaaatgaaaatcaTCTAAAATCCTAATAAGtcattaaagtttgtagttgtaatttGGCGATGTGTAGAAGGGTTGTAAATACCTCAGGCtggtactgttttttttttttttttttgtatttttatctttttgactaaaatgttatttcttgtGAAGGTTGTGATCCAGACTATCCCAACAATGGTCCCAGCCACAGCGGAGAATGGAGACAAGATCACCGTCCAACTGGCCAAGATCATCACCATCCCAGCCCACCAGTTAACCCAGTGTCAGCTACAGGCCTCCACGGGGGGCAACAAACCCAACATGGCCGCCTCGTCTACGGGCATCAGCCTCTTAGGAAGCCCCCTGACGGTCCGAGCCCTCGCTCCCGTCAACGTCGCCCCGGGGGCGCAGGTGATGAGGCTCACCGTGCCGACGCAGACGCAACCGCAGACTCTGATGGTGTCGCCGCCAGGAAGCATCGGCTGTGGCCAAGCGGTGGCGACGCAGTCGCACGTCATCGGTGGCGTCATAAACGGTTCGGATTTGGTGATTGGCGGGCCGGGCGGGGTTACGGTGGAGAAGCTGAAGGCTGCAGGAGTGCAGCTCCAGACGGTGCAGGTTCCTCTGAAGGTCCAGCAGAACCAAGTGAACCCAAAGACCGTTCAGAACATCAAATCAGAAGCCACAGACACTGAGGTGGTTATGAAACTGGAAGCTCCACGTGCAATTAAGACAGAGGAGCCGGAGTGTTGAGTTACTAACATCTGTTCTTTCCTTTCTCACCTCCTGAGAAGtttgtttgtacatttctgaagTTCTTTTTACTATAACTTGTAATAACCAGCAGCAGACTCTTGAAGGacgtttctttgtttttgagtCCTGAAAGTGTCTTCACAACTCCCCTGGACAAAGAGCCGCTCAGTCTCCCTCAGAACGGCAATGGAGCCTTGGACCCAAACTGAGAGGTTCAGTAAGGAAAAAGCAACGGGACCAACTTTGATCACTACACAACGGATCACATGCACTGGGTCCCAATTGAGGATGAATATGAAACTGCAacactaaacaaacaaaaaaaagtaaataaaaaggattacaaccaaaaatgtaaatagaaaaagaaacagcgGAGAGTAAAGAAGATTCTTTTTAAGAGTGTTCATTTCTACAGATGTTAAAAACCagcattttcttgtttttaaacttgCATCACTGTGTGAAGAAAGCGCGAGAGGACGAGATGAAGGAGATTTGGGCTCTCATTAGGAACGATATCAGTCAtgtttgtatatatttatataactaTATATATCTTTACAGTTTACTGAGCTAACAGTAACAGACAGCCTTaggttttaatttgaaatgtttcttttcctgaacagtaagctgttttgtttttcttttgatacTTTGTACCATGCACAGTGTTATTGAAACTCTGAActgttgggcttttttttttttctttccccctctCCCTTGGTTTGGCTGCTGATGCTGGTGTAGGTTGACACTCGTCCACAGTGTGCTTGCAGTGTGTCCTTCAGCGTCCCTTAAAAACTCCCCCCAAACCTACCCTTAGAAAATGGATTTATGAGTTTTAAAATGCGTTACTTGTTAGTGCAGAATGTTCTGCCGGCAGGCTGCATGCATATGCAATAAAGTAAGATGAATCTGAGCCAATGCATGCTGCCACATCTTTACAGAAAATGTCAGCATtcgttatttcaataatcaaaaaAGGCATCAAATTATGCAAAACGGCTGCAGGGTATATACAGCGATAACCACTGTGGATCCCCCTGATCACTTTCAGAACAGAGGGTCAATGTGTCAGTCTGCCGCGTTGGTCCTGCCGCAGCATTTCAATAGTTTCGTTTTTCTGAAAAGAGGGAAGATCGTCTGTGTTCAGACTGAACTGTTTGTATATTCAACATTTGAAGCATATTCTATTTTGTTGTACTCTTGTTTCAAAGCGTATTAAAGTAGATTttactgaaatacaaaaacttGACACCTGTGGGGGTTTTTTATTGCTCAAGTGGAGGTTTGTGAGATTGTACATTTTTGGCTCCTTGGCCTTGCTGTATGCATTTGTTGTTGAGATAAAAAGCAGCATGAGCAAACATAACTTTACAAACTTATCAGAGGTAACATTGAGGACTTCTGTGGTTTCTTTGCAAGTTTTACCATTCTGTTTACCTTTACTCAAACTAAACTAACAAAAGAAACCAAGaggaaaatcataaaaatttTCTGACCTCTTAactcaggggtgtcaaactccagtcctcgagggccgttgtcctgcaacttttagatgtgcctctgctgcaccacacctgaatagaataattaggtcattagtaaggctctggagaactgatctacacaaggaggaggtaattaagccatttcattccagtgttttgtacctgtggcacatctaaaaactgcaggacagcggcccttgaggactggagtttgacacctaaGCCTTAACTACAATCAACCTGATGCAACAATCAGGTTAGGGCTATTAATTTGCAGATACCCATCTTACACTATTTCGATTTTGAATGATCAGCTCTCACTACCTGAATTGGACAATAATGCTGATCATCCTGCTCACAGCAATCATTTATAATACCAATTGGGGCGTCGTCGCACTGTGTGAGAAACGAGTTTCTGTAAAATTGCAGTTATTTTCGAACAAAGCTCTGAAAACTGTCAGAGAGCACTTTTTATGCCGTCTCTAGCATTGTATGCTAGTGACGTGAAGAGTCATTTCCCTTGATGGTGGATCCTTACAGTTACTCGGACTTCCAGATAAAAAGTCaccaacattttcaaagtcaaCATGACCCAAAAAAAACCAGGAAGCTTCAAATGTAACAAACGGCATCACAACTCTGATATGCTTCTACAGCAAAGATTTTTGTTCTGTTATCGATTTAAAGAAAGTGTAAGGTTAGGTCAATCCAGCTCTTTCACAGTaccaaacaattaaaaattgGTGCAGCCATAATTTCATGAAACGTTGTAGTATAAAGGTCAAAGTCACAGCAGACATTTAACACaattttagtgttaaatgtCACTAAAATGGTGAAGAATGTGGGGAGGCAACATTGCTCTGGCTCTGTTTGTCCTATAGTCCTATAGTTTGTCCTTCAGTCACAACTTTTACACAGATACATTGACACTAACAAATTGTTAGTGTGTTTGTATGGCAGATTCAGTGACTGGTCAGGCCTGGTGAAGAGCAGAGGTAGATGGTGCGTTAGCAATATTAAAATGTAGACAGACACCAGATGTCtgaaagcttttcaaagttgtAAGCCTGAAATGCTTAAAAGAACCATGAAAACTACACACTATCTGGCAAAGACACTTTATTTACTTTCAGTGTTATATGATGGTAGTACCAAGCAGTATTCTTATTACAGTCtgatttcagtattttgtaaaaaaaacaacaacccaaagTTCATGTATGAGCAGCTTGATTGCTGATGAAGGTATGAGACGATCAGCTGGTGCAGACTTAATTCAGGCAGGAAGACTCGCGATGCATTTATCTCTTCAACCTCAACACTGCAACATTTCAGTCACTTCACACTCGAGGCCTCCTGTCTTCTCATCTTTACCCGTTCACTCACATTCGGCTTCCAGGCTTTCTGTGGAGTGAAGCAGCGAGGGAGAACCCCTCGGTCCAAGGAATCAACATTTCCCATCGATGAGCCAGCCTCTTATTCCTTCTCCCTGAAGCTGAAGTCGCAAACCAGAGAGAGGTGGTCGGATGGATAGCTGTAGGATGGAAGCCTGTTGGGTCCGATTTGCTCCTCGTCTGGGATGTCCAGGACAGCGTCCACTCTCAGTGTGTCTTTAGTGTACCAGATGTAGTCCAGCGTGCAGCAGCACTCCCCGGTGCCCCGGATCTTCCATGTCGTGTACTCCGGCTCACTCACGCCGTCCTGACTGAGCTTCTTATAAGCAGAGTCCAAACCTAGAGGGGAAGTGGCGAAGCGTCGGTATACTTCCTCCGACGGGACTGCGTTGAAATCGCCACAAATCAGCAGGGGGACTTTGACGTTGGAGTTGCCGCCAACGAGCTTCTGGACCAGATTCTGAAGGTGCCAGAGGAGGTCCGACCCCTGAGCGCTGCGGAACCACTCCCAGCCAGATCGGGCTTTTAGGTGAGTCGCAGCGACGCATACATACCTTCCACTGCTCCGACAACGCAGAGTCGTCACCACAGCAACCTGAGGCAAAGGTGCACAGTGTCAATAACATTATTGTATTATTCAtgagacaaaagaaagaaatgtttcctaCTTGATTTGTGGGGATCATCATGGCGGAGAGTCTGATGTTCACACTGTCCAGGAGCTCAAATCGGGACTCATCAAAGAAGAGGGCACAACCATCAGGACCGCTGTTGCCTTCTATGTCCAGGCATGGAGACCAGGGTTTCGGATAGAAATGGCTGCTGTACCCCAGATTCGCCAAAACTGGCTGGAAGGTGTCATAGTAGTGGTCTACTTCCTGCAGACACAGGATGTGAGGTCGGTAGGCCAGAATCTCTTCCAGGATGAGGCTCCTCCTTCGGGACCAACTGAGGGCCTCCAAGGGACACCGGACAAAGTTGTCAACTCCTACGCCCAGAGCTGAGGGTCAGAGGAAGGAGGAAGGTGTGAGCTGCCAAAAACTGCAGAGACACACTGAAAGGCTTCTAAAGGTTTCCAGACTCAAAGACCACAGGTTGCCATGTTTCTGTATGGCAACCTGTCAACTGAGTCTTCCAATCTGACCTGTGGGcctctgcagctcatccagagtCACTGCTTAGCAAAAGATCAATGCTCGTCTTTCCCAACATGTCATTGGCACCAGAAATGTTAAACCCTTTTCATTGTTACATAACAGAATATGCAATATTCTGGTACTGCCCAGAATATTGCTCACTGTGATCACAGGTACtgttgtgataacaataaaagtgatgatTAAACCTACTTTTAACTTATGTTAAAATATGTTcataatgttctccaacaaacacattttgtgacattcaTTATAgttgtaatgtcacaaaatgtaaaaggtttGCGAGGTTTTTGCTTTTATGGCCACTAGGGGGCAGCAGGTAAGGTTTGTGACAGTGAACCAAAGCCTCAGGGTGCTGCTGCAGCCTCTCAGATAACGTTTCTTaggttatgaaaaaaataaataaataaacttggacaaaaaaaccttcacattttagattaattaaagtgaaatgaacGTTTCCTCAATAAACCTGTTTTCTTATGAGCAGATGCCAATAACAATCGGTCTACCTTGGGCTAGGATGTTCCACTGCATCACCCTGATGGGGATGCTGGCAATGTCGTCTCCATTATTGATGTAGACAAAGTTTCTATGCAGGTGAGGAGGTCGGTCCCTGAGGGCCTCTTCACACTGCTGAAGCAGCTCCACTGGATCAAGGGGGCATATCGGGGCGCTCTTCTGCTGCTGCCCCCAGAAACACACAACAGATAGCGTTCAGCTTTTTGGGCGGAAAAATGTCTCTAAATAATAACCAATGtcatgaacaaacaaaataaaacaaagaacaaggGAAATGCAGAAGGTTTGTTTACCAGGCAGAAATCTGAATCCAGGTTGGTAAGAGCGGGCTGGTGGGGGCTCAGGTAGGATGGCGGGATGGACAGAGGGGAGCTGCTGCCGCTGAACGTCTGAGTCAGGGTGTTGTACAGCCTGGTGGCTCCTCCACCCATCGGACACACTAGTGGAGAGAGAAAGCCCAAACATGATTACCATCGGAGAAAAAATACCCTTCCCGCTGGAGCCGGCACGCTGAAATTAGAAAAACCTCTGGAGagctttataaaataaaaagactaaacACCTGGTCTTTTTACTTATAAAGAGCTGATGGACATACTTACCTTTCTACCTTAATAGACTCCATACTTATGGAAATTTCCCCAATAACAATCCTTAACCTGCAATAACACATTATTTAATCAGTCTCAGCAGTGCTGTCagctttttctatttctattttaatttatctaacaaaacatttagactAAAAGTAatcttattttcaaatgaaaatcttatTGCTAGAAGCTTGAGTCTGGTTTCTGTATTAAACCAAAATTTCTATATGGCTTCCTGAAATACTGAACAATACCTGGGAAACTCACTGGGCGTGAACAATTTAAAGTGTCAGCCTGATGCCTTTAGTTGCCAGAAACCAGTCATACAACAACCTGTCAGTGTCAAAATCTCatgtaaaaagttcaaaagaaaatgtgttttattacaaTTTCATAAATTTTGTACTTtctaaaaaacaatatttgtgtaATATGACTTAAGTGCTCAAATGAGGCACTGATCAAAAACTTAACTTCATTTGGCCATAAAAAGTACATTAGtgaaagaaaagacataaaaaaataaatcaaatttgtaataaatgtatCATACTAGTATGAGCTCTTTACACTTAAAGATTTGGGACATGGTTTTGAACTCTTGGGTGTTACGTCTCATCAATCAATttggaaaaaacccaaaatgttctGACTTACAGCAACATAAGAATCAACAGCACACATCTTCTGAAAGGCAACTCCTTTCACACCCATTGTAGACCTGACTCCATGTCCACGTTCCAGACATTCAGGACATGACGCCTCCTCGTGTTTGgacttttaaaacttaaatgtgtAGACATAAATGTTTGCTGAATGTGTCTGGTTGGAAAACCTGCCAATATCTCAACTCCTTACGTGGATTAGGAAAAACGCTGCATGATGTAAAACTAGAGGTACATGATTAAAAAACGCTTATCTCTAATGAATGGTGACACACAAACTAAGGAggtaaaagcaaacatttaaaatccagACACCTTACACATTCCTCAATCACTCAGGACAACAGGACTGACAAGATT
Proteins encoded in this region:
- the LOC114145157 gene encoding nocturnin-like isoform X3 yields the protein MGGGATRLYNTLTQTFSGSSSPLSIPPSYLSPHQPALTNLDSDFCLQQKSAPICPLDPVELLQQCEEALRDRPPHLHRNFVYINNGDDIASIPIRVMQWNILAQALGVGVDNFVRCPLEALSWSRRRSLILEEILAYRPHILCLQEVDHYYDTFQPVLANLGYSSHFYPKPWSPCLDIEGNSGPDGCALFFDESRFELLDSVNIRLSAMMIPTNQVAVVTTLRCRSSGRYVCVAATHLKARSGWEWFRSAQGSDLLWHLQNLVQKLVGGNSNVKVPLLICGDFNAVPSEEVYRRFATSPLGLDSAYKKLSQDGVSEPEYTTWKIRGTGECCCTLDYIWYTKDTLRVDAVLDIPDEEQIGPNRLPSYSYPSDHLSLVCDFSFREKE
- the LOC114145157 gene encoding nocturnin-like isoform X2 yields the protein METLVCPMGGGATRLYNTLTQTFSGSSSPLSIPPSYLSPHQPALTNLDSDFCLQKSAPICPLDPVELLQQCEEALRDRPPHLHRNFVYINNGDDIASIPIRVMQWNILAQALGVGVDNFVRCPLEALSWSRRRSLILEEILAYRPHILCLQEVDHYYDTFQPVLANLGYSSHFYPKPWSPCLDIEGNSGPDGCALFFDESRFELLDSVNIRLSAMMIPTNQVAVVTTLRCRSSGRYVCVAATHLKARSGWEWFRSAQGSDLLWHLQNLVQKLVGGNSNVKVPLLICGDFNAVPSEEVYRRFATSPLGLDSAYKKLSQDGVSEPEYTTWKIRGTGECCCTLDYIWYTKDTLRVDAVLDIPDEEQIGPNRLPSYSYPSDHLSLVCDFSFREKE
- the LOC114145157 gene encoding nocturnin-like isoform X1 gives rise to the protein METLVCPMGGGATRLYNTLTQTFSGSSSPLSIPPSYLSPHQPALTNLDSDFCLQQKSAPICPLDPVELLQQCEEALRDRPPHLHRNFVYINNGDDIASIPIRVMQWNILAQALGVGVDNFVRCPLEALSWSRRRSLILEEILAYRPHILCLQEVDHYYDTFQPVLANLGYSSHFYPKPWSPCLDIEGNSGPDGCALFFDESRFELLDSVNIRLSAMMIPTNQVAVVTTLRCRSSGRYVCVAATHLKARSGWEWFRSAQGSDLLWHLQNLVQKLVGGNSNVKVPLLICGDFNAVPSEEVYRRFATSPLGLDSAYKKLSQDGVSEPEYTTWKIRGTGECCCTLDYIWYTKDTLRVDAVLDIPDEEQIGPNRLPSYSYPSDHLSLVCDFSFREKE